A region from the Agrococcus sp. SL85 genome encodes:
- a CDS encoding adenylyltransferase/cytidyltransferase family protein — protein sequence MAQRIGYAAGAFDLFHVGHLNILRHARERCDVLIAGVVSDEMLQLVKGISPVVPEVERVEIVRAVRYVDRVHVESTPDKVDAWRELGFTHCFKGDDWRGTEKGLRLEQSLGAHGVEVVYFPYTAHTSSTALRRALAQLDAAATGS from the coding sequence ATGGCACAGCGGATCGGCTACGCGGCGGGGGCCTTCGACCTCTTCCACGTCGGGCACCTGAACATCCTCCGCCACGCCCGCGAGCGTTGCGACGTGCTCATCGCCGGCGTCGTGAGCGACGAGATGCTGCAGCTCGTCAAGGGCATCAGCCCCGTCGTGCCCGAGGTCGAGCGCGTCGAGATCGTGCGCGCGGTGCGGTACGTCGATCGCGTGCACGTGGAGTCGACGCCCGACAAGGTCGACGCGTGGCGCGAGCTCGGCTTCACGCACTGCTTCAAGGGCGACGACTGGCGCGGCACCGAGAAGGGGCTGCGCCTCGAGCAGTCGCTCGGCGCCCACGGCGTCGAGGTCGTGTACTTCCCCTACACCGCGCACACCTCGAGCACCGCGCTGCGCCGCGCCCTCGCCCAGCTCGACGCCGCCGCCACCGGCTCCTGA
- a CDS encoding SDR family NAD(P)-dependent oxidoreductase codes for MQIAQRTFVVTGGGNGIGREVVLALLARGARVAAVDLSAEGLAETARLAGIGDRLSTHVASVADRAAVEALPEAVVAAHGQVDGLLNVAGIIQPFQRIGDLPYEQIERVMQVNFWGVVHTTMAFLPHLRARSESALLNVSSMGALAPVPGQSAYGASKAAVKLLTEGMHAELEGTGVAVTVVFPGGVGTNITGNSGVTMRASADTSAAAATMTTPQAAAAQIVDAIASGAPRVVIGKDARALDRLARLVPAKVGGIIAKRMQGLLD; via the coding sequence ATGCAGATCGCGCAGCGCACCTTCGTCGTCACCGGCGGCGGCAACGGCATCGGCCGGGAGGTCGTGCTCGCCCTGCTCGCGCGCGGCGCGCGCGTCGCCGCCGTCGACCTCTCCGCCGAGGGGCTCGCCGAGACCGCCCGCCTCGCGGGCATCGGCGACCGCCTGAGCACTCACGTCGCCTCCGTCGCCGACCGCGCCGCCGTCGAGGCGCTGCCGGAGGCCGTCGTCGCCGCGCACGGGCAGGTCGACGGCCTGCTCAACGTGGCCGGCATCATCCAGCCCTTCCAGCGAATCGGCGACCTGCCCTACGAGCAGATCGAGCGCGTGATGCAGGTGAACTTCTGGGGCGTCGTGCACACGACGATGGCGTTCCTGCCGCACCTGCGCGCGCGCTCGGAGTCCGCGCTCCTCAACGTCTCGAGCATGGGCGCGCTCGCGCCCGTGCCCGGCCAGTCGGCCTACGGCGCATCGAAGGCCGCCGTGAAGCTGCTCACCGAGGGCATGCACGCCGAGCTCGAGGGCACGGGCGTCGCCGTCACCGTCGTCTTCCCGGGCGGCGTCGGCACGAACATCACCGGCAACTCGGGCGTCACGATGCGCGCCTCGGCCGACACCTCGGCCGCCGCCGCGACCATGACGACGCCGCAGGCCGCCGCTGCGCAGATCGTCGACGCGATCGCGTCCGGCGCCCCGCGCGTCGTCATCGGCAAGGACGCCCGCGCCCTCGACCGCCTCGCCCGGCTGGTGCCGGCCAAGGTCGGCGGCATCATCGCGAAGCGGATGCAGGGGCTGCTCGACTGA
- the rsgA gene encoding ribosome small subunit-dependent GTPase A has protein sequence MSWLGDYEDPYDAYDESSVRERPNPKANRARSKHRPAHEDAVTGIVTAVDRGRYTLAVRVGEPDESVVTAARARELRRQAIVAGDRVDVVGDTTGDEGTLARIVRIQPRTTVLRRSADDVDVVERVIVANADVLLMVVAAADPEPRPGLVDRYLVAALDAGITPVLVVTKTDVADPEPFLANFEGLDIEVWRSSIDAPPVEALRSRLDGHTTVAVGHSGVGKSTLVNALVPSANRAVSHVNAVTGRGRHTSSSTVSFKLGDGWIIDTPGVRSFGLGHVATANVLQGFPDLAAVAEDCPRGCTHQPDEEYCELAIAAAEGRLEPRRVASMQRMLATLVAARRQRFEE, from the coding sequence ATGAGCTGGCTCGGCGACTACGAGGACCCGTACGACGCGTACGACGAGTCGAGCGTGCGCGAGCGCCCGAACCCCAAGGCGAACCGCGCGCGGTCGAAGCACCGGCCCGCGCACGAGGATGCCGTCACCGGCATCGTGACCGCCGTGGACCGCGGCCGTTACACGCTCGCCGTGCGCGTCGGCGAGCCCGACGAGTCGGTCGTCACCGCCGCGCGCGCTCGGGAGCTCCGCCGCCAGGCGATCGTCGCGGGCGACCGCGTCGACGTCGTGGGCGACACGACGGGCGACGAGGGCACGCTCGCGCGCATCGTGCGCATCCAGCCGCGCACGACGGTGCTGCGCCGCTCCGCCGACGACGTCGATGTCGTCGAGCGCGTCATCGTCGCGAACGCCGACGTGCTGCTCATGGTCGTCGCGGCCGCCGATCCGGAGCCGCGCCCCGGCCTCGTCGACCGCTACCTCGTCGCCGCGCTCGACGCCGGCATCACGCCGGTGCTCGTCGTGACGAAGACCGACGTCGCCGACCCCGAGCCGTTCCTCGCGAACTTCGAGGGTCTCGACATCGAGGTGTGGCGTTCGTCGATCGACGCGCCGCCCGTCGAGGCGCTCCGCAGCCGGCTCGACGGCCACACGACCGTCGCGGTCGGCCACTCCGGCGTCGGCAAGTCGACGCTCGTGAACGCGCTCGTGCCGAGCGCGAACCGCGCCGTGAGCCACGTCAACGCCGTGACGGGCCGCGGCCGCCACACGTCCTCCTCCACCGTCTCGTTCAAGCTCGGCGACGGCTGGATCATCGACACCCCGGGCGTGCGATCCTTCGGCCTCGGCCACGTCGCCACCGCCAACGTGCTGCAGGGCTTCCCCGACCTCGCGGCCGTCGCCGAGGACTGCCCGCGCGGCTGCACGCACCAGCCCGACGAGGAGTACTGCGAGCTCGCGATCGCCGCGGCCGAGGGCCGGCTCGAGCCGCGCCGCGTCGCCTCGATGCAGCGCATGCTCGCGACGCTCGTCGCCGCCCGCAGGCAGCGCTTCGAGGAGTGA
- a CDS encoding zf-HC2 domain-containing protein, whose product MIEQKESKGDCREARAALEEYLHNELCSEDAADVRAHLAECPDCSAEHHVGVTLTHALQGACKDRAPEELRAKLLASLRAAKAEHE is encoded by the coding sequence GTGATCGAGCAGAAGGAGTCGAAGGGCGACTGCCGCGAGGCGCGCGCCGCCCTCGAGGAGTACCTGCACAACGAGCTGTGCTCGGAGGACGCCGCCGACGTGCGCGCGCACCTGGCCGAGTGCCCCGACTGCAGCGCCGAGCACCACGTGGGCGTCACGCTCACCCACGCGCTCCAGGGCGCGTGCAAGGATCGCGCGCCGGAGGAGCTGCGGGCGAAGCTGCTCGCGAGCCTCCGCGCCGCGAAGGCCGAGCACGAGTAG
- a CDS encoding rhodanese-like domain-containing protein: MREITPAEVADRPLVDVREQHEWDAGHAVGAVHIPMGEVVARLGEVPDGAAIICRSGGRSAQVVAYLEQQGLDVVNVAGGTAAWAADGRPMVGVVA; encoded by the coding sequence ATGCGTGAGATCACCCCGGCCGAGGTCGCCGACCGCCCGCTCGTCGACGTGCGCGAGCAGCACGAGTGGGATGCGGGCCACGCCGTGGGCGCCGTCCACATCCCGATGGGCGAGGTCGTGGCGCGGCTCGGCGAGGTGCCCGACGGCGCCGCGATCATCTGCCGCTCGGGCGGGCGCTCGGCGCAGGTCGTGGCCTACCTCGAGCAGCAGGGCCTCGACGTCGTGAACGTCGCGGGCGGCACGGCCGCGTGGGCGGCCGACGGCCGCCCCATGGTCGGCGTCGTCGCCTAG
- a CDS encoding VOC family protein has translation MAHVRTCLWFDGRIEEAAERYVALVPGSRILAVTRYPEGNPFPSGSPGEALTVDLELAGVPYQLLDGGPLFPQTEAASIVVTVDGQEEVDRLWEGLVADGGAESQCGWCKDRYGVSWQVVPQQLVDLMQGPHAQAVTQAMLSMRKLDVAALEAAAH, from the coding sequence ATGGCTCACGTGCGCACCTGCCTCTGGTTCGACGGACGCATCGAGGAGGCCGCCGAGCGCTACGTGGCGCTCGTGCCCGGCTCCCGCATCCTCGCCGTCACCCGCTACCCGGAGGGCAACCCCTTCCCGAGCGGCTCGCCGGGCGAGGCCCTCACGGTCGACCTCGAGCTCGCGGGCGTGCCCTACCAGCTGCTCGACGGCGGGCCGCTGTTCCCGCAGACCGAGGCCGCCTCGATCGTCGTCACGGTCGACGGCCAGGAGGAGGTCGACCGGCTGTGGGAGGGGCTCGTCGCCGACGGGGGCGCGGAGTCGCAGTGCGGCTGGTGCAAGGACCGCTACGGCGTCTCGTGGCAGGTGGTGCCGCAGCAGCTCGTCGACCTCATGCAGGGGCCGCACGCGCAGGCCGTGACGCAGGCGATGCTCTCGATGCGGAAGCTCGACGTCGCCGCGCTCGAGGCGGCTGCGCACTAG
- a CDS encoding inositol monophosphatase family protein — MSRYDADLDLALRMADAADAISMERFGARDLEVTTKPDATHVTDADRAVERRIRDMLADERPDDAVFGEEFGSSGQAPRQWIIDPIDGTAHFLRGAPVWATLIALAVDGHPVVGVVSSPALGGRWWAAQGSGAWKRGEGAAPQRIRVSEVADLADAAISYNSIQGWDGAGRIGDLVALQRDVWRARSYGDAWSYMLLAEGKVDAVGEFDLKPYDMAALVPVVEEAGGAFTSVDGEPGPWHGSALATNGVLHAELLRRLAR; from the coding sequence ATGAGCCGCTACGACGCCGACCTCGACCTCGCGCTCCGCATGGCGGACGCCGCCGATGCGATCTCGATGGAGCGCTTCGGCGCGCGGGACCTCGAGGTGACGACGAAGCCGGACGCCACGCACGTCACCGACGCGGACAGGGCCGTCGAGCGCCGCATCCGCGACATGCTCGCCGACGAGCGGCCGGACGACGCGGTCTTCGGCGAGGAGTTCGGCAGCTCGGGCCAGGCTCCGCGCCAGTGGATCATCGACCCCATCGACGGCACCGCGCACTTCCTGCGCGGCGCGCCCGTGTGGGCCACGCTCATCGCGCTCGCGGTCGACGGGCACCCGGTGGTGGGCGTCGTCTCCTCCCCGGCGCTCGGCGGGCGCTGGTGGGCGGCGCAGGGCTCTGGCGCGTGGAAGCGGGGCGAGGGCGCGGCGCCGCAGCGCATCCGCGTCTCGGAGGTCGCCGACCTCGCCGACGCCGCGATCTCGTACAACTCGATCCAGGGCTGGGACGGCGCGGGCCGCATCGGCGACCTCGTCGCGCTGCAGCGCGACGTCTGGCGCGCCCGCTCCTACGGCGACGCCTGGAGCTACATGCTGCTCGCCGAGGGCAAGGTCGACGCCGTGGGCGAGTTCGACCTGAAGCCGTACGACATGGCGGCGCTCGTGCCCGTGGTCGAGGAGGCCGGCGGCGCCTTCACCTCGGTCGACGGCGAGCCCGGCCCCTGGCACGGCTCGGCGCTCGCCACGAACGGCGTGCTCCACGCCGAGCTGCTGCGCCGCCTCGCGCGCTGA
- the aceB gene encoding malate synthase A, which produces MDTTTTGGSSRIRITAQAEGQERVLTEHALAFLLQLHDRFEPTRQHLLRVRRQRRAAFAEGADPGFREETRRIREDASWRVAPPAPGLEDRRVEITGPIERKMTINALNSGAKVWLADCEDASSPLWRNVIASQVNLQDAIRDRIAFTSPEGKEYRVTAAETPTIVVRPRGWHLDEHRILVDGTPMSGALVDFGLHLFHNADELVARGRGPYFYLPKLESHEEARLWNEVFVVAQRLLVLPQGTIRATVLIETITAAFEMEEILWELRDHAAGLNAGRWDYLFSIIKAFRLRGPEFVLPDRARITMTAPFMRAYTEQLVRACHRRGAHAIGGMAAFVPSAKDPEATERALAAVAADKAREAGDGFDGSWVAHPGLVETCRAAFAAVLGEAPNQLARTREEVPVDGAALIDLASIEGSITEQGLRSNVEIGIRYCEAWLRGHGAVAIHSLMEDAATAEISRSQVWQWIHNESVTDDGRTITRERCQALVDALAAELERFEGDRFDEAIALFRETALEEAYPAFLTLAGTERYLGEGTPRPITGSIPVQAAAEEGEQGFEDEELEAA; this is translated from the coding sequence ATGGACACCACGACCACCGGCGGCAGCAGCCGCATCCGCATCACCGCGCAGGCGGAGGGCCAGGAGCGCGTCCTCACCGAGCACGCGCTCGCGTTCCTCCTGCAGCTGCACGACCGCTTCGAGCCCACCCGCCAGCACCTGCTGCGGGTGCGCCGGCAGCGGCGCGCGGCCTTCGCCGAGGGCGCCGACCCCGGCTTCCGCGAGGAGACCCGCCGCATCCGCGAGGACGCCTCCTGGCGCGTCGCTCCCCCGGCGCCGGGCCTCGAGGACCGCAGGGTCGAGATCACCGGCCCCATCGAGCGCAAGATGACCATCAACGCGCTCAACTCGGGCGCGAAGGTCTGGCTCGCCGACTGCGAGGACGCCTCGAGCCCGCTGTGGCGCAACGTCATCGCGAGCCAGGTGAACCTGCAGGACGCGATCCGCGACCGCATCGCGTTCACGAGCCCGGAGGGCAAGGAGTACCGGGTGACGGCCGCCGAGACGCCCACGATCGTCGTGCGGCCGCGCGGCTGGCACCTCGACGAGCACCGCATCCTCGTCGACGGCACGCCCATGTCGGGCGCGCTCGTGGACTTCGGCCTGCACCTGTTCCACAACGCCGACGAGCTCGTCGCGCGCGGCCGCGGGCCCTACTTCTACCTGCCGAAGCTCGAGAGCCACGAGGAGGCGCGGCTCTGGAACGAGGTCTTCGTCGTCGCGCAGCGCCTGCTCGTGCTGCCGCAGGGCACGATCCGCGCGACCGTGCTCATCGAGACGATCACGGCGGCGTTCGAGATGGAGGAGATCCTCTGGGAGCTCCGCGACCACGCGGCGGGCCTCAACGCCGGCCGCTGGGACTACCTGTTCTCGATCATCAAGGCCTTCCGCCTGCGCGGGCCGGAGTTCGTGCTCCCGGACCGCGCGCGGATCACGATGACGGCGCCGTTCATGCGGGCGTACACCGAGCAGCTCGTGCGCGCGTGCCACCGCCGCGGCGCCCACGCGATCGGCGGCATGGCCGCGTTCGTGCCGAGCGCGAAGGACCCGGAGGCCACCGAGCGGGCGCTCGCGGCCGTCGCGGCCGACAAGGCGCGCGAGGCCGGCGACGGCTTCGACGGCTCCTGGGTCGCGCACCCGGGGCTCGTGGAGACCTGCCGCGCGGCCTTCGCGGCGGTGCTCGGCGAGGCGCCGAACCAGCTGGCGCGCACCCGCGAGGAGGTGCCGGTCGACGGCGCCGCGCTCATCGACCTCGCGAGCATCGAGGGATCGATCACCGAGCAGGGCCTGCGCTCGAACGTCGAGATCGGCATCCGCTACTGCGAGGCGTGGCTCCGCGGCCACGGCGCCGTCGCGATCCACTCCCTCATGGAGGACGCCGCGACGGCCGAGATCTCGCGCTCGCAGGTGTGGCAGTGGATCCACAACGAGTCGGTGACCGACGACGGCAGGACGATCACGCGCGAGCGCTGCCAGGCGCTCGTCGACGCGCTCGCGGCCGAGCTCGAGCGCTTCGAGGGCGACCGCTTCGACGAGGCGATCGCGCTGTTCCGCGAGACCGCGCTCGAGGAGGCCTACCCGGCCTTCCTCACCCTCGCCGGCACCGAGCGGTACCTCGGCGAGGGCACCCCCCGGCCGATCACCGGCTCGATCCCGGTGCAGGCGGCGGCCGAGGAGGGCGAGCAGGGCTTCGAGGACGAGGAGCTCGAGGCCGCCTGA
- a CDS encoding sigma-70 family RNA polymerase sigma factor produces MTTEQTAAAKRDDFVEQAMQYADQLYGAAMRMTRNPADAADLVQETLLKAYAAYDSFKPGTNLRAWLYRIQTNTYINTYRKQQRRPFEAPLDDMEEWQIGDAESMSASSSRSAEAEAIDRMPSGIVTQALQSISEDFRMAVYWVDVEGLSYAETAEVMHTPVGTVMSRLHRGRRLLRGLLADYAREQGITVEEKP; encoded by the coding sequence ATGACGACCGAGCAGACCGCTGCCGCCAAGCGCGACGACTTCGTCGAGCAGGCGATGCAGTACGCCGACCAGCTGTACGGCGCCGCGATGCGCATGACGCGCAACCCGGCCGACGCCGCCGACCTCGTGCAGGAGACGCTGCTCAAGGCCTACGCCGCGTACGACTCGTTCAAGCCCGGCACCAACCTGCGGGCCTGGCTGTACCGCATCCAGACGAACACCTACATCAACACCTACCGAAAGCAGCAGCGTCGGCCCTTCGAGGCGCCGCTCGACGACATGGAGGAGTGGCAGATCGGCGACGCCGAGTCGATGTCGGCCTCCTCGTCGCGCAGCGCCGAGGCCGAGGCGATCGACCGGATGCCGTCGGGCATCGTCACGCAGGCGCTGCAGTCGATCTCGGAGGACTTCCGCATGGCGGTCTACTGGGTCGACGTCGAGGGCCTCAGCTACGCCGAGACGGCCGAGGTCATGCACACCCCCGTCGGCACCGTCATGAGCCGCCTGCACCGCGGCCGACGGCTGCTGCGCGGCCTGCTCGCAGACTACGCGCGCGAGCAGGGGATCACCGTGGAGGAGAAGCCGTGA
- the aceA gene encoding isocitrate lyase — MQEQTPAQTPSTMAEQAARLELEWAADPRWSGVERDYSAADVVRLQGSVVEERTLARRGAERLFHRLTTDESPVRALGALTGNQAVQQVRAGLEAIYLSGWQVAADANLAGQTYPDQSLYPANSVPAVVRRINNALQRADQVERGETGATSRDWLAPIVADAEAGFGGPLNAFELMRGMIASGAAGVHWEDQLASEKKCGHLGGKVLIPTQQHVRTLNAARLAADVEQVPSVIIARTDAEAATLLTSDVDERDRPFLTGGRTSEGFYEVRNGIEPCIARGRAYAPYADLLWMETGKPDLEVARRFAEGIKAEFPDQLLAYNCSPSFNWRKHLDDADIARFQRELGAMGFRFQFITLAGFHALNHSMFELAKGYAEHDMTAYVALQEREFAAEAEGYTATKHQREVGTGWFDLVATALNPASGTLALAGSTETEQFH; from the coding sequence ATGCAGGAGCAGACCCCGGCGCAGACGCCGAGCACCATGGCCGAGCAGGCCGCGCGCCTCGAGCTCGAGTGGGCCGCCGACCCCCGCTGGAGCGGCGTCGAGCGCGACTACTCGGCCGCCGACGTCGTCCGTCTCCAGGGCTCGGTCGTCGAGGAGCGCACGCTCGCCCGCCGCGGCGCCGAGCGCCTCTTCCACCGCCTCACGACCGACGAGTCGCCCGTGCGCGCGCTCGGCGCCCTCACCGGCAACCAGGCCGTGCAGCAGGTGCGCGCGGGCCTCGAGGCCATCTACCTCTCGGGGTGGCAGGTGGCGGCCGACGCGAACCTCGCGGGCCAGACCTACCCCGACCAGTCGCTCTACCCCGCCAACTCCGTGCCCGCGGTCGTGCGCCGCATCAACAACGCGCTGCAGCGTGCCGACCAGGTCGAGCGCGGCGAGACGGGAGCGACGAGCCGCGACTGGCTCGCGCCGATCGTCGCCGACGCCGAGGCCGGCTTCGGCGGCCCGCTCAACGCCTTCGAGCTCATGCGCGGCATGATCGCCTCGGGCGCGGCCGGCGTGCACTGGGAGGACCAGCTGGCGAGCGAGAAGAAGTGCGGCCACCTGGGCGGCAAGGTGCTCATCCCCACGCAGCAGCACGTCCGCACGCTGAACGCCGCGCGCCTCGCGGCCGACGTCGAGCAGGTGCCGAGCGTCATCATCGCCCGCACCGACGCCGAGGCGGCGACGCTGCTCACGAGCGACGTCGACGAGCGCGACCGCCCCTTCCTCACCGGCGGCCGCACGAGCGAGGGCTTCTACGAGGTGCGGAACGGCATCGAGCCGTGCATCGCGCGCGGCCGCGCCTACGCGCCGTACGCCGACCTCCTGTGGATGGAGACGGGCAAGCCCGACCTCGAGGTCGCGCGCCGCTTCGCCGAGGGCATCAAGGCCGAGTTCCCCGACCAGCTGCTCGCCTACAACTGCTCGCCCTCGTTCAACTGGCGCAAGCACCTCGACGACGCCGACATCGCGCGCTTCCAGCGGGAGCTGGGCGCCATGGGCTTCCGCTTCCAGTTCATCACCCTCGCGGGCTTCCACGCCCTCAACCACTCGATGTTCGAGCTCGCCAAGGGCTACGCCGAGCACGACATGACGGCCTACGTCGCCCTCCAGGAGCGCGAGTTCGCCGCCGAGGCGGAGGGCTACACGGCCACGAAGCACCAGCGCGAGGTCGGTACCGGCTGGTTCGACCTCGTCGCCACCGCCCTCAACCCCGCCTCGGGCACGCTCGCGCTCGCGGGCAGCACCGAGACCGAGCAGTTCCACTGA
- a CDS encoding helix-turn-helix transcriptional regulator, with translation MDDAALSPPGAWHRSAPAHERPPAEVDARHLGKALRHHRRRAGLTLDAVRDATGIAPSQLSAIETGKREARFSALQQLAALYGVGLDALTGTAPPSARAARELELERVMASSAWQQAQLPTFRIGPRTPDDVLETVLALVERLDRAQEERVATPEEARRANTQLRAEMRARDNHFPEIEAEARRVLERVGYQAGPLSQHLVAAVTERLGFTVHDAADLPHSTRSVTDLKHRRIYLSRSQRTGHDPRSVLLQALGHHVLGHAVPRDYGEFLRQRIETNYFAAALLMPERTAVAFLAEAKQARQLAVEDLRDAFAVSYEAAAHRLTNLATVHLGIPLHFQKVHESGIIYKAYENDGVTFPADHTGAIEGQPVCRSWTSREVFDAADRVNAFEQYTETPAGTFWCTAMTERSPQGEFSLSIGVPFSQARWFRGRATKHRSRSACPDPTCCRQPPAELLADWAGQAWPSARAHSHLLAALPPGAFPGVDETEVYAFLASRA, from the coding sequence ATGGACGACGCCGCCCTCTCGCCGCCCGGCGCATGGCACCGCAGCGCACCCGCGCACGAGCGGCCGCCCGCCGAGGTCGACGCCCGGCACCTCGGCAAGGCCCTCCGCCACCACCGCAGGCGCGCGGGCCTCACCCTCGACGCCGTGCGCGACGCCACCGGCATCGCGCCGAGCCAGCTCTCGGCGATCGAGACCGGCAAGCGGGAAGCGCGCTTCTCGGCCCTGCAGCAGCTCGCGGCCCTCTACGGCGTCGGCCTCGACGCGCTCACGGGCACCGCGCCGCCCTCGGCGCGCGCCGCCCGCGAGCTGGAGCTCGAGCGCGTCATGGCCTCGAGCGCCTGGCAGCAGGCGCAGCTGCCCACGTTCCGCATCGGCCCGCGCACGCCCGACGACGTGCTCGAGACGGTGCTCGCGCTCGTCGAGCGGCTGGATCGGGCGCAGGAGGAGCGCGTCGCGACGCCCGAGGAGGCGCGGCGCGCGAACACGCAGCTGCGGGCCGAGATGCGCGCGCGCGACAACCACTTCCCCGAGATCGAGGCGGAGGCGCGGCGCGTGCTCGAGCGCGTCGGCTACCAGGCGGGCCCGCTCTCGCAGCACCTCGTCGCCGCGGTCACCGAGCGCCTCGGCTTCACGGTGCACGACGCCGCCGACCTGCCGCACTCCACCCGCTCCGTCACCGACCTCAAGCACCGCCGCATCTACCTCTCGCGCTCGCAGCGCACGGGCCACGACCCGCGCTCGGTGCTGCTGCAGGCGCTCGGGCACCACGTGCTCGGCCACGCGGTGCCGCGCGACTACGGGGAGTTCCTGCGGCAGCGGATCGAGACGAACTACTTCGCGGCCGCCCTCCTCATGCCCGAGCGCACCGCCGTCGCGTTCCTCGCCGAGGCGAAGCAGGCGCGGCAGCTCGCGGTCGAGGACCTCCGCGACGCCTTCGCCGTCTCGTACGAGGCGGCCGCCCATCGCCTCACGAACCTCGCGACCGTGCACCTGGGCATCCCGCTGCACTTCCAGAAGGTGCACGAGTCGGGGATCATCTACAAGGCCTACGAGAACGACGGCGTCACCTTCCCCGCCGACCACACGGGAGCCATCGAAGGCCAGCCCGTGTGCCGCTCCTGGACGAGCCGCGAGGTCTTCGACGCGGCCGACCGCGTGAACGCCTTCGAGCAGTACACCGAGACGCCCGCGGGCACGTTCTGGTGCACCGCGATGACCGAGCGCAGCCCGCAGGGCGAGTTCTCGCTCTCGATCGGCGTGCCCTTCAGCCAGGCGCGCTGGTTCCGCGGCCGCGCCACGAAGCACCGCTCGCGGTCCGCGTGCCCGGATCCCACCTGCTGCCGGCAGCCGCCGGCCGAGCTGCTCGCCGACTGGGCGGGGCAGGCGTGGCCGAGCGCGAGGGCGCACTCGCACCTGCTCGCGGCGCTGCCGCCGGGCGCGTTCCCGGGCGTCGACGAGACCGAGGTGTACGCGTTCCTCGCCTCGCGGGCCTGA
- the aroA gene encoding 3-phosphoshikimate 1-carboxyvinyltransferase, whose product MTEAQHSRPWTAPTATARIDARVQLPGSKSLTNRALLLAALAEGPSTLHRPLRSRDATIMVEGLRALGASIAEVTGDGLFGPDLRIEPGALVGGGAIDCGLAGTAMRFLPIVAALAEGPVAFDGDPYARERPMDQTIASLRALGVRVDAEAPRLPFTVHGQGSVRGGEVTIDASASSQFVSALLLAAARFDEGLTLRHEGARLPSLPHIEMTLEALRLRGVDARTVDERTWRVEPGPIAALDEQIEPDLSNAAPFLAAVVAVGGRIVLDGWPAETTQVGRMLPELLGAFGASTSFHDGALTLEAVGGAIPGAELDMHAAGELAPTIAALGALASAPVEITGVGHIRGHETDRIQALVDDIVAVGGTATALPDGIRVEPGRLAGGAWSAYDDHRIATAGAVVGLRVPGVEVDDIGATAKTIPEFPELWAAMLEGGRA is encoded by the coding sequence ATGACCGAGGCCCAGCATTCCCGACCGTGGACCGCCCCCACCGCGACCGCACGCATCGACGCGCGCGTGCAGCTGCCGGGATCGAAGAGCCTCACGAACCGCGCCCTGCTGCTCGCAGCGCTCGCCGAGGGCCCGAGCACGCTGCACCGGCCGCTCCGCAGCCGCGACGCGACGATCATGGTCGAGGGCCTCCGTGCGCTCGGCGCCTCGATCGCCGAGGTCACGGGCGACGGCCTCTTCGGCCCGGACCTCCGGATCGAGCCGGGCGCGCTCGTGGGCGGCGGCGCGATCGACTGCGGCCTCGCCGGCACAGCCATGCGCTTCCTGCCGATCGTCGCGGCCCTCGCCGAGGGCCCCGTCGCCTTCGACGGCGACCCCTACGCGCGCGAGCGCCCCATGGACCAGACGATCGCGTCGCTCCGCGCGCTCGGCGTGCGCGTCGACGCCGAGGCGCCGCGGCTGCCCTTCACGGTGCACGGGCAGGGATCGGTGCGCGGCGGCGAGGTCACGATCGACGCGAGCGCCTCGAGCCAGTTCGTCTCCGCGCTGCTGCTCGCGGCGGCGCGCTTCGACGAGGGGCTGACGCTGCGCCACGAGGGCGCGCGCCTGCCCTCCCTCCCCCACATCGAGATGACGCTCGAGGCGCTGCGGCTGCGGGGCGTCGACGCCCGCACGGTCGACGAGCGCACCTGGCGCGTCGAGCCCGGGCCCATCGCCGCGCTCGACGAGCAGATCGAGCCCGACCTCTCGAACGCCGCGCCCTTCCTCGCCGCCGTCGTCGCCGTGGGCGGGCGCATCGTGCTCGACGGCTGGCCTGCCGAGACGACCCAGGTGGGCAGGATGCTGCCGGAGCTGCTGGGCGCGTTCGGCGCCAGCACCTCGTTCCACGACGGTGCGCTCACGCTCGAGGCCGTCGGCGGGGCCATCCCCGGCGCCGAGCTCGACATGCACGCGGCGGGCGAGCTCGCGCCCACGATCGCCGCGCTGGGCGCCCTCGCCTCCGCGCCGGTCGAGATCACGGGCGTCGGCCACATCCGCGGGCACGAGACCGACCGCATCCAGGCGCTCGTCGACGACATCGTGGCGGTCGGCGGCACCGCGACCGCGCTGCCCGACGGCATCCGCGTCGAGCCCGGCAGGCTCGCGGGCGGCGCCTGGAGCGCCTACGACGACCACCGGATCGCGACCGCGGGCGCCGTCGTGGGCCTCCGCGTGCCCGGCGTCGAGGTCGACGACATCGGCGCGACCGCGAAGACCATCCCCGAGTTCCCCGAGCTCTGGGCCGCCATGCTCGAGGGCGGGCGGGCCTAG